In Halobacteriovorax marinus SJ, the following proteins share a genomic window:
- a CDS encoding type II secretion system F family protein has product MSFFIALIGKSGVIGLIGFALFLLCYKHSQGIFDWIENQTFGTRSYIMEKLELLFIEIPEQKITYALLGCSVGLGCFMFLLFGVLGQWVIGFILGLIFGFIGFKVPKPLINYLVDRRINAYSAQMVDALTLLSNGIRAGLSVPQAIGMVVDEMPAPVSQEFNMILQQNRIGVPLEECFDNLSKRIPTEDNDMFVSSINILRETGGNLAEVFDTIVDVIRERVRLKQKIDTFTAQGMFQGLTIFLMPYGIGLIYFVSDPESVKPMFTHPLGIILTLAALAFDFAGGFVILKIVKIKV; this is encoded by the coding sequence ATGAGTTTCTTTATAGCTTTAATCGGAAAGTCAGGTGTCATTGGTCTAATAGGGTTTGCTCTATTCCTGCTGTGCTATAAGCACTCTCAAGGAATATTTGATTGGATCGAGAATCAAACTTTTGGTACTCGAAGCTATATTATGGAGAAGCTAGAACTTCTCTTTATTGAAATTCCTGAACAAAAAATTACTTACGCACTATTGGGTTGTTCTGTGGGGCTTGGGTGTTTTATGTTTCTACTCTTTGGTGTATTAGGCCAATGGGTAATAGGATTTATTCTTGGATTAATTTTTGGATTCATTGGTTTTAAAGTTCCAAAGCCATTAATTAATTATCTTGTGGATAGAAGAATAAATGCATATTCAGCACAAATGGTTGATGCGCTTACACTTCTCTCAAATGGTATTCGTGCAGGTCTCTCTGTTCCTCAGGCAATTGGGATGGTTGTAGACGAAATGCCTGCACCTGTTTCACAAGAGTTCAATATGATCTTACAGCAAAACAGGATTGGAGTACCTCTAGAGGAGTGCTTTGATAATCTTTCAAAAAGAATTCCTACAGAAGACAATGATATGTTTGTCTCTTCTATTAATATTCTAAGGGAAACCGGTGGTAACCTTGCCGAGGTTTTCGATACTATTGTTGACGTTATTCGAGAAAGGGTTCGCCTAAAACAAAAGATTGATACGTTTACAGCACAGGGTATGTTTCAGGGTCTAACAATCTTTCTCATGCCTTATGGTATTGGCCTCATCTACTTTGTCTCAGACCCAGAGTCTGTAAAGCCTATGTTCACACACCCTCTAGGAATAATCCTTACTTTGGCGGCGCTCGCTTTTGATTTTGCAGGGGGATTTGTGATTCTAAAGATAGTAAAAATAAAGGTTTAG
- a CDS encoding DUF6531 domain-containing protein, giving the protein MKLVKLLLLLFLIPATAFGGVNLKNGNFYISYTDIIVPGGGHDLEVVRTYNSKSTEKGWFGFGWGSDYETFLTVSADGSVVIHENGSGANTRFVPKEAVDPVSAAQRIIEAMRKRTSVTEQVAKSLKVKLSNDAELRQAYARKFNVKAQLANGTVLFSNTRGLQQVHKIKDGFKRVYNDGKVQFFNKDGKLAKIKDKHGYTISFEYKNGNLLKIKDSQAKQLFFEWFQNGRVKSISSTANKKTSYKFEGDDLVESKDVAGNVFKYSYDANHNMKSITYSDGSKMEVDYTPRTQFVQSVKSRSGDLTSYKYDSNPKNPDFHYWTTVTKKSPNGKSVSNKYEYEIKARPDGSQYTYRILTQINGLKTETIYSECCSLPLKITRGNHVTSFEYNKKGLLTKKTSTKGDYIELSYHKKFNKITKVVNKKGWTNFKYDEKSGNLAKAENSFGKSVLLIYDRKGRITKMHDYDKNTKKKRSLSFVYNAQGKPVEIKMDSIGKINVQYDNYGEIKKVESKAGHKMALQVTQAFQSLLAIVKPAGVNLNL; this is encoded by the coding sequence ATGAAGCTTGTTAAATTACTCCTATTATTATTTTTAATTCCTGCTACTGCGTTTGGTGGGGTTAATCTTAAGAACGGAAACTTCTACATTTCGTACACAGACATTATCGTCCCAGGTGGGGGACACGATTTAGAGGTCGTAAGAACTTATAACTCTAAGTCGACAGAGAAGGGTTGGTTCGGTTTTGGTTGGGGTTCTGATTATGAAACCTTTCTAACTGTTTCCGCTGATGGTTCCGTGGTTATCCACGAAAACGGAAGTGGTGCCAATACTAGATTTGTTCCAAAGGAAGCAGTTGATCCAGTATCTGCGGCTCAAAGAATTATTGAGGCAATGAGAAAGAGAACAAGTGTTACAGAGCAAGTTGCAAAGTCTCTAAAAGTTAAACTTTCAAACGATGCCGAGCTTAGACAAGCTTATGCTAGAAAGTTTAATGTTAAGGCTCAGCTAGCAAACGGAACAGTACTATTCTCAAATACGAGAGGACTACAACAAGTACACAAAATCAAAGATGGTTTTAAGCGTGTTTATAATGACGGTAAAGTTCAGTTCTTTAATAAGGACGGTAAACTTGCCAAGATTAAGGACAAGCACGGTTATACAATCTCTTTTGAGTATAAGAATGGAAACCTTTTAAAGATTAAAGATTCTCAAGCAAAGCAATTATTCTTTGAGTGGTTTCAAAATGGAAGAGTTAAGAGTATCTCTTCTACAGCGAATAAGAAAACAAGCTATAAATTTGAAGGTGATGATCTTGTAGAGTCTAAGGACGTTGCAGGAAATGTATTTAAGTATTCATACGATGCAAATCACAATATGAAGTCGATTACTTATTCAGATGGTTCAAAAATGGAAGTGGACTACACTCCAAGAACGCAATTTGTTCAATCTGTAAAAAGTAGAAGTGGTGATTTAACAAGCTATAAGTATGACTCTAATCCGAAGAACCCAGACTTCCATTACTGGACAACTGTGACTAAGAAGTCTCCAAATGGAAAATCTGTTTCAAATAAGTATGAGTATGAAATCAAAGCTAGACCAGATGGTTCTCAGTACACTTATAGAATTTTAACTCAAATCAATGGGCTAAAAACTGAGACGATTTACTCTGAGTGTTGTTCACTTCCTCTTAAAATTACGAGAGGAAATCATGTGACTTCTTTTGAGTACAACAAGAAGGGACTCTTAACTAAGAAGACTTCTACTAAAGGTGATTATATTGAGCTTTCTTACCACAAGAAGTTTAATAAGATTACAAAAGTTGTAAACAAGAAGGGATGGACTAACTTTAAGTATGATGAGAAGAGTGGAAACTTAGCTAAGGCAGAGAACAGCTTTGGGAAGTCAGTTCTTTTAATCTACGATAGAAAAGGTCGTATCACTAAGATGCATGACTATGATAAGAATACTAAGAAGAAGAGATCTCTATCATTTGTTTACAATGCTCAAGGTAAGCCAGTAGAAATCAAGATGGACTCAATTGGAAAAATTAATGTTCAGTATGATAACTATGGTGAGATTAAGAAAGTAGAATCGAAGGCCGGACATAAAATGGCACTTCAAGTAACTCAGGCGTTTCAATCATTACTTGCGATTGTTAAGCCAGCAGGAGTTAATCTTAATTTATAA